One genomic segment of Impatiens glandulifera chromosome 6, dImpGla2.1, whole genome shotgun sequence includes these proteins:
- the LOC124943713 gene encoding abietadienol/abietadienal oxidase, with the protein MAGEAYYSHWAVIFIVFTLFVVVTKLFLFLINNKNKKIKNVGKTGKLPPGGRGWLFIGDSVEWFTAVASSHPPRFVEQQVKRYGKIFSCKLFGKRAIVSADPEFNRLVMLNEGRLFQSSYPKSFRDLVGKNGIITVQGDKQRKLHAIASNVMRLDKVQSLFLEDIQRVVVKTVDGFRDGQVILLQDVCRKVAINLMVNQLLGVSDEDEVDEMARLFSNFVDGCLSLPVNLPGFSYHTGMKAREAIIKKINKTIEMHRNEEHHDINGCNNNGVLRRLLDEEDKISDNAIADFIINLLFAGNETTAKTMLFAVYYLTHSPTALQHFLDEHKKLRNKKRDLGIEDPMLTWQDYKEMTFTQCVIDETLRLGGIAIWLMREAKEDIEYQGYLIPKGCFVVPFLSAVHLDPSLYDSPLCFNPWRWMDPQNQEKRNWRKSPFFTPFGGGARFCPGAELARLQIAIFLHYFVTTYRWKQTREDRISFFPSARLANGFQIQLAKRMIT; encoded by the exons ATGGCGGGGGAAGCCTATTACAGTCATTGGGCGGTCATATTCATCGTCTTTACCTTATTTGTGGTTGTAACAAAGCTTTTCCTGTTcctaataaataacaaaaacaagaaaatcaAGAACGTCGGTAAAACTGGAAAGTTACCGCCGGGAGGAAGAGGATGGTTGTTCATCGGCGATAGCGTCGAGTGGTTCACCGCCGTCGCCAGTTCTCATCCTCCTCGTTTCGTTGAACAACAAGTTAAGAG ATACGGGAAGATATTCTCTTGCAAGTTATTTGGGAAACGAGCAATAGTATCGGCCGACCCAGAGTTCAACCGACTCGTAATGTTAAACGAGGGTCGGCTTTTCCAATCGAGTTACCCTAAATCCTTTCGGGACTTGGTGGGAAAGAACGGAATCATCACGGTTCAAGGAGATAAACAAAGGAAACTCCATGCCATAGCTTCTAATGTCATGAGGCTAGACAAGGTCCAATCTTTATTCTTGGAAGATATACAAAGAGTTGTGGTTAAAACCGTAGATGGATTTCGCGACGGTCAAGTTATTCTCCTTCAAGACGTATGTAGAAAG gtaGCTATTAATTTGATGGTAAATCAACTATTGGGTGTTTCCGACGAAGATGAAGTTGACGAGATGGCTCGACTCTTCTCTAACTTTGTCGATGGATGTCTTTCTCTTCCCGTCAATTTACCCGGATTCTCTTATCATACGGGGATGAAG GCAAGGGAAGCCATCATCAAGAAGATAAACAAGACAATAGAAATGCACAGGAATGAAGAACATCATGACATTAATGGTTGTAACAACAATGGTGTGTTAAGAAGATTGTTGGATGAAGAAGACAAAATAAGTGACAATGCCATAGCTGATTTCATCATAAATCTCCTCTTTGCTGGAAACGAGACCACTGCCAAGACCATGCTCTTCGCGGTTTACTACCTTACTCACTCCCCAACCGCGTTGCAACATTTTCTC gacGAACACAAGAAATTAAGGAATAAGAAACGCGACCTTGGCATCGAAGATCCTATGCTTACATGGCAAGACTACAAGGAAATGACATTCACTCAATGT GTTATAGATGAAACACTACGGCTAGGGGGTATCGCGATTTGGCTGATGAGAGAAGCGAAAGAAGACATTGAGTATCAAG GTTACTTAATTCCGAAAGGATGTTTTGTAGTCCCTTTTCTTTCTGCGGTCCATTTAGATCCAAGTTTATATGATTCTCCTCTTTGTTTCAATCCATGGAGATGGATGGATCCTCAAAATCAG gagAAGAGAAATTGGAGGAAAAGTCCATTTTTCACTCCTTTTGGAGGCGGGGCTAGATTTTGTCCCGGGGCGGAATTGGCTCGCCTTCAAATCGCTATCTTCCTTCACTACTTCGTCACAACATATCG ATGGAAGCAAACACGGGAAGATCGAATCTCATTCTTTCCATCGGCAAGACTTGCGAATGGATTCCAAATTCAATTGGCCAAAAGAATGATAACAtag